TGATGAAATTTGTCTGATTTTGTACATCTCCATTCTGATCTCATGAGGCTGTTTTCATAAGAGGTCCTTAAGCCCTTGATTGTACGGGAACTGGTTGACCTGCTACTGAGGGGCCTGATATCATTGATTTTTCATTGGCTTTTTCTCTGACATGTTCTGCCATACCAGGCAGTCTGGAGAAGTAGTTCCTGGCCAGTGTATGTTTCTGTTTAACCTTCTGCATGAAAACTTGACCGTAACCCTGTAAGgataaatgattgttttaaacatgaatgttacacaaattaaaaaaaaatctaattttgaaaacatttaatttGATACAACATCTTATAACCAATCCCAATCAAAgtgttcaaaagaaaaaaaaattcaattaatgCATTAAATGTTATAGATTGTCATTGTTACAATATGATTTTCATGGCAATAATATTTATGGAAAAAGAGTTATGAAAAAAGAGACAATAATcaggaaattaacaactaaatgaAGTTTACATATTGTCCTCCAGCTTTTCCTGTATGGATGTAATTTTTGATGGAAAGTTTATGATTCAAGTCAAGTTTATAAATGACCAAAGAATCAGGTCCATGATAATATTTGATGTacatctttttgttttgaatatatgaaaatattccaaagtcaaaccaaATATATGCAGTAAATTGAGTAATGATTATGGATTTAGAACATTAACagaaataattatttgtttaccTCTTCCAGATCGACAAGTTTAACATGTGATGCAGCTTCATCCTTGGTCAGTAAGATACAGTTCCATGGTGACCATTCTTGGTGTTTGTCCCAGCGGACAAATGTTAAATCATACAGATCTTCCCATGCACTGAGTATACTCTGACCACTCCAAATCTTCTCCACTAAATAACGTAAGTCTTGCTcctgtgaaacaaaaaaacacattaaaaaatatcaacatctATAACTGTTTGCCAAAGACAGTTTTGAGAACATTAAAACTGTTCTAAATGATCAAAAAATTTGCTGCTTTTGAACATTTGAAGGTGTATTTCTTTTTGCAAAACACCGACTATCCTatgagacataaaaaaaaaccaatagtgACAGATAGGTGCAAATAAACATCCTAACAAAAATTATGTAGATTCATGTATGTGATAAAAGTTCTCCAGTGCTATAGTTTTCAAAATCAAGTTGCATTTTGATTAAAATAGATAACTGCCAACATGCACATTAAAACTAATGATCATCACTGCTGCAATGTGCAAAAAACTTGTTCATTTTGAATTTGTCAGGtatttttgcatattttctgGTCACATTTATGTATCAATTGCCAGATAAAAATTGCATGGTAATTTCCAGTCAGTTTTAAACTATCTTTTAAGTGACATTTTCAGTTTTACATTGTtcaataaagggagataattataagTGTATACTGATTTAACTTCAATTACCTGTAGCAAGAAAGCAATCTTTGAACCATCTTTGAAGCCTTCTTCAGATTTACGTAGAGATTTGAGCATATGTTGGAATGTACTGAAGTCTTGTCTGGTTCTAGCATCATTGTCAATCTTGGAACATCTCCTACATTTACCAACAGTTCGGGAATTGGATGACAAGGCAAAGTCAGTGGAAGGCAGATACTGGTTACAACTTGGACAGAAGTAAATGTTCTTTCGTAGGACTGATGGATCTTGTGGAACCTGgtaatataaacaattttaatttacGAAATGTGCTTAACCAAAATCTTTCGACTTTTCacaatattttcattattattttttatttattttatgattttgcttttaaatatatTCCATAATGGTGAAAAGATGTATGAagaattgacagaaaaataaattcatagtTCTATAAAGAATGGATacatatgtaatttttttaaaagacaataaaCACTCACTTTAAGAAGTTTGGCAGCTTCTGGATTGAAGGTTGGTGTTTTAATATATTGGAGGAAAAGTGTAGAAATTCTTTTTCTAAGTCCGTCTAAGTTGTTTTCTCGAACTCCTCTCATTAACAAATCTGCTTCTCTGTCTATTAGTTCTATGATTTCCTGAGTTAACTTACAGTCATGTTCCTGAAAGCAACAATACCTCTGTTATTCTCTagaaatcaaaacattacttagtacactagcattttttttgtaattagcAGTAGTTTTAAAACTTTCTGCTAATCAATCATTTCTAACTAGTAAAATTATTGTCAGATTTATTCAAAGTACCATTTTATATTTCACATCTTGGATTTTTATAAAGTTCATTTAGGTTATTTAGGTCAAATGTGCTCAAATGAAATGAGAATGGTTTTTTTACAAAGATGGGACATAACTCTGTTTCAAAAAAATTGACTTAAGATTTTTGGCCAAATACACTTCAACATTGCCTATAAAAACATTGCTATGTTAATGACATCATTTCAAATCTTTAATACAAAAACAATGATACAACATGAGCTTATTTAAGTTTTGATTACTTTGTCATACGTAGCTGCACTCACTTCTTCCAATAATAACTGTGTTGTACACAATTATAATGAATTACTTTACAAATTATACACTTCagtatacattgtatttaaaaaacagtTTTGTTACATAATTATACTTTACCTTGACAGTATGTTTGAGAGTTAATAAAACATCTAATCTTTCATCCTGTGTCAGATACTTCATATTGATACTGTTGTATATATCCTGTAGTTCTTTGGCTCGTATCGTGTAGGGTGTGTCCATTTCTGTACTTTTACCATCAAATCCCTTCCACTTCTTTGGTGCGGCTGCctataatttgattaaaaattacaaagaTATCTGTTATGTACTCAAAATTCCCTATACATAAATGTCCATGATTgataattaatataatattttacaaCTGGGTGTTTCATTGCTCTTGTCTTctgcatttgtttttatacataagTATTGCATTTTGGGTTATGTATAATATTTCCACATTTAGATTCTGaacttttttatatgttattctGTTGTACAATATTTGTATGGATCTAAGCGGCAAGTTTAATAGTGATATATAATAACTTACTTTGCTAAGAAATTGCTGTAttcttttatctttattttcagtATCAGCTTCTATTTTATGTCGACCAATTGCAGATATTAATTGGGTTTCTTGGTCTAATAACATACAGAGAGCAGCTTTACGTTCAGCGCCATCAGCTGTCTGGTTTATTCTTTCCATTTCCTCTACTCGCCAttctaaaaatggaaaacaagtttcaggtaaaaatatatatatttagaatgaTATTTCAATCAAAATTCAGTAGACTTGTGAAGGCCTTTCAAAAGTTCTAATTAATTTCTGATTAAGGTACAAATGTTCAATCTGGATTTTACTGAAAATTGCAACTTGAGGCAGAAAAGGAATTTATTTGTGAAACTTTTCAGTCAAGAATActtaattcatatttaaaacattatacacacaattttcaaaaaaaccCAATGATCGATTCCACAAAGTAGGAACATAAGTAAAGTACAGTTAGTTTTGTTGAGAATTTGCTACCAATGGTGAAGATATTCAGTCAGAAAactacttttttttgtaaaattaaaatcttGTTGACACAATGTTGCAATGAAAGTCTTATTATCATACACAAATGAAATTTCTGACGACTTACTCTCTAATGCATGATACAACAGATCAAAGTCTTCTTTTGACTTGGGATTCATTCTTCTTTCAAATTCTTTTCTAATTCTatcctctttttcttttttctttctaatttcttctTGTTTCTCAAATTCTTCTCTGTCTTTTTTGTCGTCTTTTAATTTTGTCACATATCTCTTTGCTAACCATCTTCGGTAATATTTTTGAATAAGTATAAtctgaaaataagattaaaatacAATGAGCAACTGACCCAATGTGTGTAGACTTTATTATAGTCAGAAAAATTACATTGGTATAAAACTAGGTATCGCAAAGTTCACCTCATATTTGTAACTAGATATTTAACTTATTGTATGGACTAAAaggtttttgtaatttatttcaaataacgAATTTTACCCTTTGTAATATCATATTATGATGGTCATCTGCTGTTGTGTAACTTCCAGGTGTCAACAATTTGTCaggaacatttgacacaaatacACCTATTTTTGACATCTGTGTTGACATGTCGTTAGTGGTCTGTTGTACTATATGTTTCTGTTCTACAGTCTGTGTATCTCTACAGTATTTGGGGACAGTAGATGGTGGGGGTTGTTTCTTCATTGTTTGTGCTGAGGCATGATGAAATTCTATTCCACTTGTTTTATGTCTGTAACCACCAATAAATGGCTTCTTACGAGTGGCTCTCTCTATCTCAACAACAACATCTCTAGCTCCCTCACCATctatataataaagaaacatCAGTTtggatttaaataaataattaaatttaaataaactcatcaaatataagTCTATTTGGTATGTTTAGTTTACAAAAGACTTAAAGACTCAAAGATGCAAGGTACAAATTTTTGATTGTCTTATCAAGTAATTGATACAAGTAAATTGTCAATCGTATGTATCTAGAAATCTTCAACTAGAAAATAGTGTAATATAGACACTCAAAATTATatctttagaataaaaaaatcaagttatctcccttagtaATCCAAACATGATTTTGATCATCAATAAATGGAGACAAATAGCAATTTTCCACCATTTCAATGTTATCCTAGATccagatatatttctaatatggCATTAACAATAAATCCATTGATATTACATGTGTACCAAGTACTTGTAATTTTCTATCTCACAtggttttcaatatttgaataataGTAAACTCGGCTTCAAATTGAATTACCTTCACTGCCTTGAATTCTAACAGTAATGACATCTGGCATATGATATTCTTGTTTAGGACGATATGTTTTAATTGGTGTATTGACAGGATCTGTAGACTGGAGCTCTAACTGAATAGTTCCATTAGGGCCTACTCCTAAATCAGCTAGTGTCAAACTATCATTAGCTTGTTTccctaaaatgaaaataatacactGTTTCAAGAAATGAACATAAACTTATGAACTcttgtaaattgtaaaataaagttttttttaaacacaatttttttactttatatatatgtacTCCATTTTTTCAGCTTTATTATAAATTTATGCAATTTTCTAATATTATAATTGCAACCAAGATGAAAATGCCAATGTTGAaaatttgcatttaaattttatGTAATATTCTACAATAATATGCCCAGAATTTGTAGTGACAATATGTTCACATCttattctaaatttacagtaatttATCAGTGACATAATTTTAAATGTAGGCAAACACTTAAAATGGTATATTTATTCCTTACCATCAAACATCAAGTAGATCATGTTGAATTGCATCTTAAGTTCTGAAGCAAAGTGATCTTTGAGTTCTCTTAATGATTGTCCTAATGTACAGGCTAGTGTAACCACCTGGCCACTCGGCATCAAAACAATCTTCACtgaaaaacatatacatatatatatatattagattaCATATTAAAAAAGTATCTATATTACACAAGTTATTTAGGTTATAAAAACTGATCACAAATattgtaattttcaaataaaactataTAATTTACTATAATACATGAAGATGAAATATTTCAACTCATTCCATGAGTTGCTTACATGTATTTCTGAATATAATACATTTTACCTTAGAGTGTTATAACTGATGAAAGATCATTAATTTCCACATAAAAGTTTTCAGATTTCAGTGGGTGATTTATTTACCCGAAAAAAGGCCTTCATGATGTATTGTTGGATAACTGCATAAAACTTATTTGACAACTAAAatttcaatgcagcgaaaaatccATTACACAAGTTCAAGTTGAAAGTTGCTGATTAATATAAGTACTGTCACCATTATCAAAttctacttttgttttgtttgtctagTTTTAATTCAACCATTTTCTGGTTCTTTTTTGCTATAATACATAACCTACATATAATGAATTTCTGGTGTGGCTTCAGATTTCAGAAGAGAGctattgataattgtaataagaaagtaaaggttaaggaaataaataattattttcttgaatcatattttatatatacatttgtatgtaaagTATTACCTGTTGCAGTAGCTTCTAAATTGGTTCTAGGAGATGTGGCATGAGGATCTACTTCATGGTCATCCTTTGTTGGTTCTGTCTCTGTTCCCATACTTTGTTGTGTGGGTTGAGGTGTGCCTGGAGGGGCTGGTATATCTGTACTTTCTTTGGTTTTGTCCTTTTCGGGTGCATCAGGTTTTGCCTCAGTCTGTTCCTCTGTTTTTTCCTCTACTTTTTCCTCTGTTTGTCCTTCAGTCTTTGCCTCTGTTTGTTCCTCAACTTTTTCATCCTCTTGTTTTTGTTCTTCATCTTCTGTTTTTTCTTCGGTTTGTCCCACAGCAGGTTCTTCTTTTTTCTCTTCTGTTTGTTCCTCCTGTTTTCCTGTTTCCTCTTGAGATTGTTCTTCCTGTTTTTGTTCTGTTGGTTCTTCCTTCTTTTCTTCTGAATAACAATACGTGAATTTGCATTAAGTtagtaaaaacttaaatcaacAAAACTATAATAGAGGATATCTATACAGATTCATCAAAGTGTAAAAAAGATTGTTAATTCCTGAACATTCCATATTTTCAATCAGTACTTTTGGGAGATCTGATAAGTCCATTTACAGTTTGTTTGcaattatgtgaatttttttaattgaaattgcaCAATCATTGCGACGATTTGATCAAcaataaaacatttcttttttttaacctaaTTATATAAATCTTTAACAATCATTTATCATTGGATCTTATAAGATAGGAAAAAAGTCTATATGAAAGTCTCATTACAAATATTGAAGGTAACATATCAATTAATTGAATGTagattaaaataatttatcaaatacatgtacttagcattgatatgatagcttttgcatatgtgtaatgagcggaagtacacaagccataaattcccacccgggctgataacccatatcaggtgcatctcgtgcacaaaacccataatagtgcctctcatgcaagttacttccggtgtttccggtatcgatTGTTTACTTTTCTTCCATTGTGACgttaatattttttatgatgaCGTCAAAAtaacgggaacttttgtggggatagtttaatacttgctaacaaatgccattgacaattatgaatcattttatagtacaacaaacatggagtaatacTGATTATACAACTCTTCCAACTTTTCAatatgcctctataggaaatgttaccaaaaatatatatgaaggtagtgatgctgttgttggaaaattatagtatatttgatttataatttaacttctttataaagtttttgactgttttagttattgcatttgtttatttgccttacataaaactattgtcggaagtatatgataaagcgattaatacatggccttttccatatcagcctgggtatcattcctcaacccatatcagcacctcgactccgtctcgggctgatatgggggtctcgggatgatatccaggctgatatggaaaaggccatgtattaatctctatatattgATATGTATCTTTGATATTTTAAACAGTGGTCTTgttagcccaaaatagaagggcgccgctATGGTTGGTACACCAttacttatatgacaaatgtATCATTGCTGTAACCCACCTTCTTGTTGTGGTACTTCAGTGGCAGTCTGTGTGACTGGTTCAGTTTGTTCTGCCACTGGTTCTTCTGTTTTCACGGCATCTCCTGTTGGAACTTCCTGTTGTACAGTTTCTTCAGTCTTTTCTTCCTGAACTTGGTCTGTGGGAGCACTTCCCACCTGATCTGCCATTTTCtgtaatttgaaacaaaaataaatttacatcttTAATAACTGGAAACTACATGTAAAATTTACTTTTTGAAGCAGTATCAAATTCGACTACAAACTTgtaattattaaaattgagaatggaaattggttATATTAATGTTGTGGAAGACAAAAGTTCCTGGAATGGTcttatttttaatcaacaccgtTTTCCTCTATTAGTTATATTTAAAGTGGTATTCTTTTATCTGTTGTTTTTATATGGTGCTGGCTAACGGATTGGACCTGGTTATTTTAGTAGTATTAATGTAGATGAAAAAAGTGTGACTATAACACATCAGTCAAGCTATATTCTATGCAGCATGTATGTTCAATTGGGGGAAATGTTTCAATGATTCTTTCTTTTTAAATCCACATAACAAGTGTACATGTAACTGAAAACAACCATGGCTAATAAATTGACCAAAGTACTCCTTGTAAAGTATATTtttggattgttttttttttataacatcaaaataaaaatcataGAATTGAGTCTTTAATCTAGCACATGGTACAATTAATTACAAAATTGTGAATGATGCATACAAACTTGAAAGCCTTTTGATAGTGATCTGGATTGACAAAACAGCAATGTACTTAGTATAACTTTATGGGAAATTGTCCAACATGTagtagaagtaaaaaaaaaaaaaaaatttatattttcatgatCATGTAAATCTATTTTCTGCGAATcatgattgacaaaaaaatcaactcgtGAATCGTGATGAGACACACCCCACATGACATAATACGATGTATGCAAACATCTTATCTGACAAAATTTATAAAGGTCAATTGACCTTGGATAGCCCAACTAAGTTCATAGTTCAAAGCATTTGAATTTATTGTtggtcccactgtctatatcactatATGCTCAGCTCTAATAACTTCTGTATCACAGCTTTGTGACGTCAACTACGTTGACCCTGCATTAATAACTTTGATGTTGACCGATGTGGATAAGTTTGACCCAAGTTGACACTCAAGTGAACCTTTTTTGGTGAGTGAGCATAGCGAGCTAAAAAAGATTCACATCATGTCGAGTgtctgatattttacgatatttaTATGAAGATAACCCAATTATCTGTTTATCTGATATCACTGGTCTTTACCCTCTTCCTAAAACAGTTATACACTTGACCAAAGCAAGtttgataacgtctcctctcgcattgtgacgtcactgataacttctcctctcacatcaTTCACATTGTGATGTCGCTGATAATGTCTGATCTCATTTTGAAGCCTTGATACAAAAATTACAGAGTGACAGAGCAGGGTTATATAGGCATAGGGAAGGACGACaagtatagattatcgggttttctacacattgatattttacgatatctatacgaagaaaacctgattatctttttatcgttctattactggTCATTTCTTTCtccctaagacagttttacgcttgacaaaatcaagcttgataacgtctcctctcgcattgtgatGTCGCTGAtgacttctcctctcacattgtgacgtcgctgataatgcctggtctcgttttaaagtcttgatacgagaattacggagcaacagagcagggtgatatagaCGAAAGAAAGAACGATAATGTAAAATATCAGCTACTCAACACAatatgaaggtttttttttatcttgttcgCTGCTCTCACTCAACAAAAAGATTCATATTGTGACTCGCTgctaatatggggacgaagtccccaataacagtagaaaattcaataaaaaaaaaattcgggaaaatttcccgaatttttcattgtactaatgaactcaaaatcgttcaattttttttatgtcatgttttgaaatcccggacatgcgcagaaatgtacaatgtacttcctttttccggtctcgttgtatgaaactttgagtaaaatatatatttatcagtctagtataaaataggaaggaa
This sequence is a window from Mytilus edulis chromosome 1, xbMytEdul2.2, whole genome shotgun sequence. Protein-coding genes within it:
- the LOC139497335 gene encoding IQ motif and ubiquitin-like domain-containing protein, with the translated sequence MADQVGSAPTDQVQEEKTEETVQQEVPTGDAVKTEEPVAEQTEPVTQTATEVPQQEEEKKEEPTEQKQEEQSQEETGKQEEQTEEKKEEPAVGQTEEKTEDEEQKQEDEKVEEQTEAKTEGQTEEKVEEKTEEQTEAKPDAPEKDKTKESTDIPAPPGTPQPTQQSMGTETEPTKDDHEVDPHATSPRTNLEATATVKIVLMPSGQVVTLACTLGQSLRELKDHFASELKMQFNMIYLMFDGKQANDSLTLADLGVGPNGTIQLELQSTDPVNTPIKTYRPKQEYHMPDVITVRIQGSEDGEGARDVVVEIERATRKKPFIGGYRHKTSGIEFHHASAQTMKKQPPPSTVPKYCRDTQTVEQKHIVQQTTNDMSTQMSKIGVFVSNVPDKLLTPGSYTTADDHHNMILQRIILIQKYYRRWLAKRYVTKLKDDKKDREEFEKQEEIRKKKEKEDRIRKEFERRMNPKSKEDFDLLYHALEKWRVEEMERINQTADGAERKAALCMLLDQETQLISAIGRHKIEADTENKDKRIQQFLSKAAAPKKWKGFDGKSTEMDTPYTIRAKELQDIYNSINMKYLTQDERLDVLLTLKHTVKEHDCKLTQEIIELIDREADLLMRGVRENNLDGLRKRISTLFLQYIKTPTFNPEAAKLLKVPQDPSVLRKNIYFCPSCNQYLPSTDFALSSNSRTVGKCRRCSKIDNDARTRQDFSTFQHMLKSLRKSEEGFKDGSKIAFLLQEQDLRYLVEKIWSGQSILSAWEDLYDLTFVRWDKHQEWSPWNCILLTKDEAASHVKLVDLEEGYGQVFMQKVKQKHTLARNYFSRLPGMAEHVREKANEKSMISGPSVAGQPVPVQSRA